The sequence CAGGGCATGGGTCCCCATCAACAACTGCTACCTCATGTCCAAAGAGATCCCCTTCTCTGTGAAAAAGACGAAAAGCATTTTCAACAGTGCCATGCAGGAGATGGAGGTCTATGTGGAGAACATTCGCAAGAAATTCGGGGTCTTCAACTACGCCCCCTTTCGCACTCCCTTCACACCCAACAACCAGCTGCAGATGCTGTTGGACCCCTCCAACCCGAGTGCTGGGACAGTGAAGACGGAGAAAAATGAGAAACTTCGCTTAAACTTTGATACGACCGCATCTCCCAAGATGGTCCTCAGCAAAGGTTCCACACACAGTGGGATGAGCCGCAGGGTCTCCATGACGGACATGCCTCGGTCCCCCATGAGCACCGGCTCGTCTGTCCACACAGGGTCTGATGGGGAGCAGGACATGGAGAAGGCCAGCAGGAATCCTGGTTTCCACTACAGCACTGGAGAGGAATCAATGGACTGTTCAGGTAACTAAAGTGTAGATACATGGAATAATAGCAATACATTGTTTTGCTGCCTATTCTATAGACTAATTCCCTTTCATCGCTCTGATAACATCGTCAGCTACAGCAGAACATTCACTTCTCTCTGTCTGGTCAACAGTATATAGATAAAATTTGAGATGAGCTTTTAGAGGCCAAAAAGGCATATTTCTCTCTGGAAATGGTTGAAATCAAAACAGTGCTTAAAGAGAGtgaaaatttgatttatatttgaaaaatgtcCACAATCAAGACTCCACATGAATAATAGTGTTGTTCAGCAACATCTGGATGTGTAAATAGTAACTGTTTACAAGTTTATCATATCCCCAAGTGACGATAGGTCCAGCTTGTGTTCTGCTCTGCCATCCTCCAGAATCAGTCATTGCAGGAGTAAATTCTACATCACCTTAACTGGTTAGCCTTTAGTAGAAGGATGCATCACCTAAATCAAAAGTAACCAAGttttttgtgggtgtgtgtgatcaCAGGGTCTCCGGTCTCAGGCAGGATGGGTCCTACAGGCAGTGTGACAGGCAGCCCCAAACCCTTTAACCCTGGACTAGTGCCCAAACAGGAAAGGACCTCGGGCACAGGCGGCATCCTAAATCTCAACCTGGGTCAGTACCACAATTGAAGGTGTCATTATGAGGCTGAGAGAACTTGCTCTGAAACTAAACGTTGACCTTTTCAGATCGAGTAAAGGCTGAAATGGATCTGAAGGAGTTAAGTgaaactgtgcagcagcagcaacaaaatCAGCAACAAGGATCGTCTGCCGCCTTCCCGACCCCAAAGAAACACATCAGGAGCCTGGACAAGACAATTGAAAGCTGCAAGGCTCAGCTCGGTAACTAACCAATCCACCTGTGCTGATTGTTGCACTTTTCAGCGTCCTGCAAAGACCTGCACCCACAAAGCTCCGCAAAGGACCTGACCCACTATTATCTCCGAGTCAAATCTGGATTTACCCAGACCTGTTAACATATGACGCGTGACCCGATCCATCATCTGTGATTTTGTCTTTGCCACTCAGATCAAATGAGTTATGGCCTCCTCTTGTCTTGGACGTGGAGTTGTGTTCTTGGAGAAGTAAACTCTCAGCGACAACGTGCCGAGCTTGTGGCCATCAAAAGCTAAAATGTTGTGATAACTTTACAGGCAGCAAAGCCACTGAGAACAATCTCTGCTGGTAACAATGGGTCCTGTATTGGGTTGTACCTGGTGCTGGGTACCACATCCAGTGTAGAAATACTAATAAGGAATTTACCCGAATCATGGTGCAGCTGAAACTTGTGATATCTGACACTCTATGACTTCTGGTGATAGTTTTGAAACCGTATGTTTGGCTGTCACCGAAGATATTGAAGTCTTTATTCTACTATATCTGTCAAGTGTTTTTTCTCTGACATAATAAAGAATGTATGTTTCTCATCCATCCAGGGATCGATGAGATTTCTGAAGATGTGTATAAAGGTGTGGATCACAGTGACTCTGAAGACTCTGAGAAGTCAGACTCAAGTGACAGCGAGTATCTCAGCGACGAGGAACATAAGCCAAAGAGCTCGACCCAGGACGACAAGGAcaaagcagagagaaagaggcccAAGGCGAGCACGGACAGGGAGAATAAGGAGGGAGGATCAGGGCCAGGGGATAAAGCCACCCTTGAACCCCTGCTCAAAGAGAAACTGGGGACCAATGGCCCAGATAGGGACCTACAGGACAAGCCCAGAACGCCCCAGTCTCAGCCCCTCGCTGACAAGCCCAAAGCCCCAGAGGAGGGAAAGGGAGATGGtgctacatcagtaatggagcAAGACTCTGATTCTGAAAGAGAGCTGGTGATTGACCTGGGTGATGAACACGGAGGTCGGGACTCAAAGAGGGCGAGAAGAGAGCCAGGAGCTTCAACTGACAAGACTCCCAAAGAGTCTAATGCTGTCAAGTTAGAAGGTGAGGACTTGGAAATATTTTCTGCAGTGATCATCCATAATATCCTTATGTTTTAAATGTACGTAACCAATATAGAGACCATACAAGTCCATCAGCAGTTCACAGAAATCCTCTCCTTTATCTACCATAAAACTTTCTTCTAGCTTGCCTTTGTCTGGGTGGCCACTTTTTGTGTTGTGACTGATTAAGCCCCATAGATTCAAAGTTTCCCAAACATGTTTTTGGTCACAGGCTAAAGCTAATCCCACCATCATTAGGCGTGAGGCTGGGTACACCCTGGATAGGTTGTACCCGGTTTATTATAAAGATCTGACGTTTAAAGCCATTCATGCTCACGTTCACACAAACAGGGTTTTCAGAGCTAAAGTGCAAAATATACAATTAAATAATCTGctatcagacatgcactgaacactGAATATACCCAAAGGGGCTAAATGTTAGGAAAACAAAcgtccgagtcagttgctccggacATTCACTGTGAGCAAGTGGGCGCATCGATGGTGGTTCTAACATTCAACCgagttaaaacttaaaaaaacgaaATATTCCAATACGTACACatagatcagaatcagaaaggatttattgaaagtaggtttacacccacctggaattttctttggtaaaaaaggtgcatacattgaacataaaacataaaaacacaataagtacttcacataagaaagaaataactatatataaaacaaaacaaaaatatatacaagatataaaaagttaaatgcaaaacaggagagaaatttggatgtgcaatatgcaatatattatgtgtgttaatgtaacacaCATAACTCTGCAAATTTAATGACCCAGAGCAAGACTTGAGCTTGGAATGACAACGAGATCAAAGAGCTTTTTGTGATATGGGTCAAGgttaatgtgctgtaaacaaaaacatgtgatttccgCTGTGGAATTTaatctcctgcctcctgcatgctctctTCAGACGtcacctgacccccccccccccttgatcaCTCCAGAgattttcttgttgttgtgaacgtgtatGACCTGGAAAACCTCCTACTGTGTTAACAACAGACAAAGTAGCATTTTCCAAAACACAATACACTCAATTTACTTCCTTCAATTTGGTTTTGGTAATcctaaataatattaaatagaaTAATCCTGTTCTTTGAGAAAGATGTTTATCGAGTAGACTTATTAAATGGCTTCAAGTTTGTAATAACTTAACTCTCTTGTGCTGAAAgtgctttaattaaaaatccAGAGTGGTTTCCTCTTTAAAGaacaatatatgtatattttttctttgcagGTAAACTTCCCTCATCtgctacagcagcagcaccatcaCGGGACGCTGCCTCCTCCCTGAAAGATGCCTTGCAACCTTCCATCACCGCTGCCCTCAACCTCGTCGCCACTGCAGCATCTGGACAGTCCACTTCCACCACAGCTACCAGCGGATCAACCAGTGCTGCCTCTCCTGCCTCCACCTCGGCCTCCGCAGCATCCCCAGTACCTGCAGCGTTGAAGAAACAGCGCCCCCTACTGCCCAAAGAGACGGCTCAGGCCGTGCAGCGGGCAGTGGTCTGGAATCCCACCAAGTTTCCAGCGTCCTCTCAGAAGTTGCAAATGGAGAAggtgcagaagcagcagctgcagggagaGCAGCCAGCAGTGCAAACACAGGCCCAGACGCCGGGTCAGACACGAAGCCCACAGCAGCTGCCGTCTCAACCACAGAACTCCTCTTCCAGCACCCGCTATCAGACCAGACAGTCAGCCAAAGGTACAAACGTCACTATAATCAATCCTCTGAGTAATCATCTTAATATAATGGGATAAATTGTGTATTAAAAGATGCATAATTTAACCCCCCTTTTCCATTTTTATCTCCTCAAGTGCTACCAAAGGACCCGCCTCAGAATACGTCCTCATCCACAGCTGCACAGGTCACATCTTCTAGCTCCTCTTCCTTCATGTCAGGAGACGTACAGATCCCCACAGTCTCTGCTGATGTGGCTGCAGATATAACCAAGTACACAAATAAGGTAAGCTAAGCGTTCTCACACCAGTGATTAAAAGGACtcaccattttttttatcttacagGCTGTTGTAGGCATTATAATCTCTTTAACTCTTGATATCTTGCATCAGTTGCAACTAGTACAAAGAAATAAATCTCCGAAAAACGTGCCATGACTCTAAACTTTGACTAATATCAGTTTTTTTGGCAAATCTCTGCAGATTATGGACACAATAAAAGGGACCATGACTGAAATCTACAGCGACCTTTCCAAAAACACGTCAGGAAACACAATTGCAGAGGTAAATACTGCCACACTCTGGGATTAATGTGCTATAATACTAATATTTAAAGGATTCTAATCTCTGTGTATTTTTGTCTCAGATACGACGGTTAAGAATAGAGATTGAAAAACTCCAGTGGTTGCATCAACAAGAGTTGTCAGAGATGAAGCACAATCTGGGTAAGTTCCCGGCGTCACTACATCTTTGAGCGTCAACATTCCACTAAACCAGTCTACCTGAATTAAAgtatttacatttgtgttttatttaaatttttcttaAATGTTATGAACGTAGAACTGACGATGGCGGAGATGAGGCAGAGTCTGGAGCAGGAAAGAGAACGGTTGGTGGCTGAGGTGAAGAAGCAGACAGAGGTGGAAAAGCAGCAGGCGGTGGATGAGACCAAAAAGAAACAGTGGTGCGCCAACTGCAGGAAGGAGGCCATCTTCTACTGCTGCTGGAACACCAGCTATTGCGACTACCCCTGTCAGCAAGCCCACTGGCCTGAGCACATGAAATCCTGCACGCAGTCAGGTAATATAGACACGCTCATTATGCACCAGTACTGCATATATGAAGTACACTGACACAAACCTGTTATTGGCTGTAGGACATGTGGCAGTGAGAGTCAATAAGAACTATCGTGTTAAGCTGGTTTCAGACGAGCACTGAACTGCagtttttcctgccagctcCCTCGTAAAACCTCTGGGGAAGTGAGCCCAGGTTGAGGACGTTTCTAACACATGCCAGATGAACAAATTGAAAGAGAAGAACACAAAGAGGGTTACAGATGAAAAGGAGGTGTTCATACATGTAGAAAATGTCAGATTGATGATGAGAGTCCAGAGCTTTTTAGTGAAAAGTTTAATGGATGTttcctggaagctggtgaaaggagaactcaggcagcagctgatgttgtatgcagaagattttattgtagacttgatgcatcaaggaaaCCAGAAAgtggaacaatatacaaacgctaacagagtaacatgagcaattgtccccccccccccctcaagtaTCAAGAAGTCTTCCACAGCATCCCGGTATATCTCTCTCTACCTGCgtcacccattccaacagcacatccatgaaatGCTAGAATTGATGTCACTCTATGATTCATGTTGACTTTCGCAACCTATTGGATAGTTTAGTCTTAATATGCtttcctaaatcacattgtgtcctttcgTCCCCACTCTCCCAATGGTTTAAAGAAGTTATACACACCATAAacataatatatagtggcatatacagtaatgcGTGAGGATGGTCAACAAATCCTCAACATTAAGGGCCAACACTGGTGTTAATGTGCTAGTAACAAAAATACGCGATTTCCACAGCAAATTGTATACGTCTGTGACACAAGCGCCTGTGTGTGATCCCTGTTCTCATTTTCCGTTTTGCTTTCCCTTCCAGCCTCAGCTTCGCAACAGGATCCGGAGGCAGAGCCCAACTCGGAACCTCCCATCAAACCATCAGGTCACTCTCCCGCCACACAGACCCTGCCCTCAGGAGCAGGATCCATATCAGACAAAAACAACTCTCCCTCACTCGTGGACAAGAGTAAGGACAGTGCTGCCGTTACTGTGACCTAACTGCGATGCTACAGAGACTCTGGAAGATCTTTCCAAGGCCACTGAAGGGCTCGTGGCATCAAAAACATTTGccgtaaaaaaaaattggtgcTTGAaggcctctgtctgtctgacaaaAAGAAactcttaattttttcattccCACACGTACACCTGCTTGGCCGATATTTTTCGTTTGTCAATCAATCGCAGTTCCCACAAATCTGTGTTCAGGTGGATTCACCATGTGAAAGTAGAATGAGGAGAAATAAAATGTGAGTCTGTCTGTTTTCATACTGTCGTCTGTGTTACAACTCTGTTACCACTCTGTTCCCAGTCTGATTGTATCTCCACACAGATTATTTACCACACTATCACATTCAATGCTGCTTTTAAGTACTTCCTGGCGGTTTCACAGAGATGATTTACTCTCCATATTCTAAGATACAAACGATTCAAAATAGCCAATCAACACTTGATGCTCATTTATAACGGTGCCATCTGAGGTATTTTGAGTAGTTTCATCTTGACTGTTTTTAACCATGTCCTCTTCATGACATTTTTTGGCTCATACCAGTTTTGTATTGTTGCTCCACATTGTAAAGGCCTCCATCAAAAAATATGTgatttattaaaagaaaaaataactaaaaaatgtaaactgtACAAAGTTTTGTAAGAAGATAACTGAACAATATTTATAgtgttatatgtttttatagtatgttaaatgaaatcacatttctATGTGTCTAAAAAAAgatgttatttgaaaaataaattacttCATATGAATGTCAGCACTGAGCAAAGTCTCTGTTTAACCAGTTATCCAAAGCTGATGTAAATCCTGGTCAGACTGTGTCTAAGAACTGGGAAGGTATGAATAGAAAATTGCATTTTTGGCTGGTTATTATTTCCTGTGAGCATGTATGTTTTGAGCTTGTGTCTCGTTCTTGTTTACATAttgtaaatacaatatatggacttgtgaagcaaaaataaaaatgctctGATCAGTGAGGGGCTTATCGATTATTGATTCGTCCTCAGTGCGGTGAGAAGTCAAAAGTCCATCAAGGGTATAGAAAAGGATTCAGATTAAAATAATAGGATAATAAAACAATCAATTTAGGATGTGGATcaataaacagaaaatgtattaatcattattacaatgacatttgatattatGATCCAATTATACTTTATTAATCATTTATATATCATTTGATTTATAGTTACTTTTACCATTTACTACTTTTAAGTCCCTGAAAAACATTGTAAAAGCCAAGACGTCCaggcttaaaacaaatttaaaaacaaaaatataatggAATATatatggaaaaataaataaattccatcaaataaaagaaaataaaagaatagaATGATCAACAGATGCTGTGACCTCGGAGCGTTACCCGATGTGACCTCTCGCGAGAGTTCGTGTCACCACAGCAGAGAAAATGGAAGGCTGCGCTAGCTAACTAGCTAGCTGAGATAATCTCTCCGCAACTGGGAAACTGTCGTTCACATACGGAAGGTATGGTTTCTGTGTTCACCTCGTGTCCTGGTTAATACgaggaacattttatttgacttcAGGGAGCATTGTTCCGTCAGCGTGTCGCCTTTGTTACCAGGTAGAGTAGCAGCTAGCTGTTAGCCAAGCCAACTGATGGGAACAATGTCGGTCGCCCTGTTCTCCCTCTGCAGAAACACTCGGGGTTTGTAACAGTGTGGGAGAGAGGACGTTTCCTTTCTGAGCTTCTACACTTGACTGTGTTCTGGTAGTGAAATGAACCAGGTCTGTGTGGT comes from Pleuronectes platessa chromosome 6, fPlePla1.1, whole genome shotgun sequence and encodes:
- the LOC128442176 gene encoding protein kinase C-binding protein 1 isoform X3; amino-acid sequence: MHPQSLAEEEIKTESDVVEGMDASLRPKVPDPPGLAERPVVPQKRKVSSPTHSSNGHSPSDTSPSPVKKKKKPGAISGHKDQDGRNDFYCWLCHREGQVLCCELCPRVYHAKCLKLPAEPEGDWFCPECEKITVAECIETQSKAMTMLTLDQLSYLLKFALQKIKQPGTEPFQKPVALEQHPDYAEYIFHAMDLCTLEKNVKKKMFGCTEAFLADMKWILHNCIIYNGGNHKLTATAKVIVKICEHEMNEIEVCPECYLSSCQKRENWFCEPCSQPHPLVWAKLKGFPFWPAKALRDKDGQVDARFFGQHDRAWVPINNCYLMSKEIPFSVKKTKSIFNSAMQEMEVYVENIRKKFGVFNYAPFRTPFTPNNQLQMLLDPSNPSAGTVKTEKNEKLRLNFDTTASPKMVLSKGSTHSGMSRRVSMTDMPRSPMSTGSSVHTGSDGEQDMEKASRNPGFHYSTGEESMDCSGSPVSGRMGPTGSVTGSPKPFNPGLVPKQERTSGTGGILNLNLDRVKAEMDLKELSETVQQQQQNQQQGSSAAFPTPKKHIRSLDKTIESCKAQLGIDEISEDVYKGVDHSDSEDSEKSDSSDSEYLSDEEHKPKSSTQDDKDKAERKRPKASTDRENKEGGSGPGDKATLEPLLKEKLGTNGPDRDLQDKPRTPQSQPLADKPKAPEEGKGDGATSVMEQDSDSERELVIDLGDEHGGRDSKRARREPGASTDKTPKESNAVKLEGKLPSSATAAAPSRDAASSLKDALQPSITAALNLVATAASGQSTSTTATSGSTSAASPASTSASAASPVPAALKKQRPLLPKETAQAVQRAVVWNPTKFPASSQKLQMEKVQKQQLQGEQPAVQTQAQTPGQTRSPQQLPSQPQNSSSSTRYQTRQSAKVLPKDPPQNTSSSTAAQVTSSSSSSFMSGDVQIPTVSADVAADITKYTNKIMDTIKGTMTEIYSDLSKNTSGNTIAEIRRLRIEIEKLQWLHQQELSEMKHNLELTMAEMRQSLEQERERLVAEVKKQTEVEKQQAVDETKKKQWCANCRKEAIFYCCWNTSYCDYPCQQAHWPEHMKSCTQSASASQQDPEAEPNSEPPIKPSGHSPATQTLPSGAGSISDKNNSPSLVDKSKDSAAVTVT
- the LOC128442176 gene encoding protein kinase C-binding protein 1 isoform X1, yielding MHPQSLAEEEIKTESDVVEGMDASLRPKVPDPPGLAERPVVPQKRKVSSPTHSSNGHSPSDTSPSPVKKKKKPGAISGHKDQSELRHGPFYYMKQPALTTDPVDVVPQDGRNDFYCWLCHREGQVLCCELCPRVYHAKCLKLPAEPEGDWFCPECEKITVAECIETQSKAMTMLTLDQLSYLLKFALQKIKQPGTEPFQKPVALEQHPDYAEYIFHAMDLCTLEKNVKKKMFGCTEAFLADMKWILHNCIIYNGGNHKLTATAKVIVKICEHEMNEIEVCPECYLSSCQKRENWFCEPCSQPHPLVWAKLKGFPFWPAKALRDKDGQVDARFFGQHDRAWVPINNCYLMSKEIPFSVKKTKSIFNSAMQEMEVYVENIRKKFGVFNYAPFRTPFTPNNQLQMLLDPSNPSAGTVKTEKNEKLRLNFDTTASPKMVLSKGSTHSGMSRRVSMTDMPRSPMSTGSSVHTGSDGEQDMEKASRNPGFHYSTGEESMDCSGSPVSGRMGPTGSVTGSPKPFNPGLVPKQERTSGTGGILNLNLDRVKAEMDLKELSETVQQQQQNQQQGSSAAFPTPKKHIRSLDKTIESCKAQLGIDEISEDVYKGVDHSDSEDSEKSDSSDSEYLSDEEHKPKSSTQDDKDKAERKRPKASTDRENKEGGSGPGDKATLEPLLKEKLGTNGPDRDLQDKPRTPQSQPLADKPKAPEEGKGDGATSVMEQDSDSERELVIDLGDEHGGRDSKRARREPGASTDKTPKESNAVKLEGKLPSSATAAAPSRDAASSLKDALQPSITAALNLVATAASGQSTSTTATSGSTSAASPASTSASAASPVPAALKKQRPLLPKETAQAVQRAVVWNPTKFPASSQKLQMEKVQKQQLQGEQPAVQTQAQTPGQTRSPQQLPSQPQNSSSSTRYQTRQSAKVLPKDPPQNTSSSTAAQVTSSSSSSFMSGDVQIPTVSADVAADITKYTNKIMDTIKGTMTEIYSDLSKNTSGNTIAEIRRLRIEIEKLQWLHQQELSEMKHNLELTMAEMRQSLEQERERLVAEVKKQTEVEKQQAVDETKKKQWCANCRKEAIFYCCWNTSYCDYPCQQAHWPEHMKSCTQSASASQQDPEAEPNSEPPIKPSGHSPATQTLPSGAGSISDKNNSPSLVDKSKDSAAVTVT
- the LOC128442176 gene encoding protein kinase C-binding protein 1 isoform X4 yields the protein MHPQSLAEEEIKTESDVVEGMDASLRPKVPDPPGLAERPVVPQKRKVSSPTHSSNGHSPSDTSPSPVKKKKKPGAISGHKDQKITVAECIETQSKAMTMLTLDQLSYLLKFALQKIKQPGTEPFQKPVALEQHPDYAEYIFHAMDLCTLEKNVKKKMFGCTEAFLADMKWILHNCIIYNGGNHKLTATAKVIVKICEHEMNEIEVCPECYLSSCQKRENWFCEPCSQPHPLVWAKLKGFPFWPAKALRDKDGQVDARFFGQHDRAWVPINNCYLMSKEIPFSVKKTKSIFNSAMQEMEVYVENIRKKFGVFNYAPFRTPFTPNNQLQMLLDPSNPSAGTVKTEKNEKLRLNFDTTASPKMVLSKGSTHSGMSRRVSMTDMPRSPMSTGSSVHTGSDGEQDMEKASRNPGFHYSTGEESMDCSGSPVSGRMGPTGSVTGSPKPFNPGLVPKQERTSGTGGILNLNLDRVKAEMDLKELSETVQQQQQNQQQGSSAAFPTPKKHIRSLDKTIESCKAQLGIDEISEDVYKGVDHSDSEDSEKSDSSDSEYLSDEEHKPKSSTQDDKDKAERKRPKASTDRENKEGGSGPGDKATLEPLLKEKLGTNGPDRDLQDKPRTPQSQPLADKPKAPEEGKGDGATSVMEQDSDSERELVIDLGDEHGGRDSKRARREPGASTDKTPKESNAVKLEGKLPSSATAAAPSRDAASSLKDALQPSITAALNLVATAASGQSTSTTATSGSTSAASPASTSASAASPVPAALKKQRPLLPKETAQAVQRAVVWNPTKFPASSQKLQMEKVQKQQLQGEQPAVQTQAQTPGQTRSPQQLPSQPQNSSSSTRYQTRQSAKVLPKDPPQNTSSSTAAQVTSSSSSSFMSGDVQIPTVSADVAADITKYTNKIMDTIKGTMTEIYSDLSKNTSGNTIAEIRRLRIEIEKLQWLHQQELSEMKHNLELTMAEMRQSLEQERERLVAEVKKQTEVEKQQAVDETKKKQWCANCRKEAIFYCCWNTSYCDYPCQQAHWPEHMKSCTQSASASQQDPEAEPNSEPPIKPSGHSPATQTLPSGAGSISDKNNSPSLVDKSKDSAAVTVT
- the LOC128442176 gene encoding protein kinase C-binding protein 1 isoform X2, which produces MDASLRPKVPDPPGLAERPVVPQKRKVSSPTHSSNGHSPSDTSPSPVKKKKKPGAISGHKDQSELRHGPFYYMKQPALTTDPVDVVPQDGRNDFYCWLCHREGQVLCCELCPRVYHAKCLKLPAEPEGDWFCPECEKITVAECIETQSKAMTMLTLDQLSYLLKFALQKIKQPGTEPFQKPVALEQHPDYAEYIFHAMDLCTLEKNVKKKMFGCTEAFLADMKWILHNCIIYNGGNHKLTATAKVIVKICEHEMNEIEVCPECYLSSCQKRENWFCEPCSQPHPLVWAKLKGFPFWPAKALRDKDGQVDARFFGQHDRAWVPINNCYLMSKEIPFSVKKTKSIFNSAMQEMEVYVENIRKKFGVFNYAPFRTPFTPNNQLQMLLDPSNPSAGTVKTEKNEKLRLNFDTTASPKMVLSKGSTHSGMSRRVSMTDMPRSPMSTGSSVHTGSDGEQDMEKASRNPGFHYSTGEESMDCSGSPVSGRMGPTGSVTGSPKPFNPGLVPKQERTSGTGGILNLNLDRVKAEMDLKELSETVQQQQQNQQQGSSAAFPTPKKHIRSLDKTIESCKAQLGIDEISEDVYKGVDHSDSEDSEKSDSSDSEYLSDEEHKPKSSTQDDKDKAERKRPKASTDRENKEGGSGPGDKATLEPLLKEKLGTNGPDRDLQDKPRTPQSQPLADKPKAPEEGKGDGATSVMEQDSDSERELVIDLGDEHGGRDSKRARREPGASTDKTPKESNAVKLEGKLPSSATAAAPSRDAASSLKDALQPSITAALNLVATAASGQSTSTTATSGSTSAASPASTSASAASPVPAALKKQRPLLPKETAQAVQRAVVWNPTKFPASSQKLQMEKVQKQQLQGEQPAVQTQAQTPGQTRSPQQLPSQPQNSSSSTRYQTRQSAKVLPKDPPQNTSSSTAAQVTSSSSSSFMSGDVQIPTVSADVAADITKYTNKIMDTIKGTMTEIYSDLSKNTSGNTIAEIRRLRIEIEKLQWLHQQELSEMKHNLELTMAEMRQSLEQERERLVAEVKKQTEVEKQQAVDETKKKQWCANCRKEAIFYCCWNTSYCDYPCQQAHWPEHMKSCTQSASASQQDPEAEPNSEPPIKPSGHSPATQTLPSGAGSISDKNNSPSLVDKSKDSAAVTVT